A genomic stretch from Pseudomonas mendocina includes:
- the pepP gene encoding Xaa-Pro aminopeptidase produces MTSIPKAEYARRRKALMEQMEPNSIAILPAAPVYIRNRDVEHTYRQDSDFQYLSGFPEPEAVIVLVPGREHGEYILFCRERDALRELWDGLRAGQEGAISQYGADDAFPISDIDDILPGLIEGRERVYSSMGTNHEFDRQLMEWINVIRSKARQGATPPNEFITLEHLLHDMRLYKSAAEVKVMKAAAEISARAHVRAMQASRAGLYEYHLEAELDYEFRKGGAKMPAYGSIVAAGKNACILHYRENDALLKDGDLVLIDAGCEIDCYASDITRTFPVNGKFSPEQKAIYELVLASQEAAFKEIAPGKHWNQAHEATVRVITSGLVELGLLKGNVDELIASEAYRDFYMHRAGHWLGLDVHDVGEYKVGGEWRELEVGMAMTVEPGIYIAADNQNVAKKWRGIGVRIEDDVIVTKNGCEIITGGVPKTVAEIEALMAAARSEAA; encoded by the coding sequence ATGACCAGCATTCCAAAAGCCGAATATGCCCGTCGCCGTAAAGCGCTGATGGAGCAAATGGAACCTAACAGTATTGCCATTCTGCCGGCTGCGCCGGTGTATATCCGCAACCGCGATGTGGAGCACACCTATCGCCAGGACAGTGATTTTCAGTACCTGTCGGGCTTCCCGGAGCCGGAAGCGGTCATTGTTCTGGTGCCGGGCCGTGAGCACGGTGAGTACATCCTGTTCTGCCGTGAGCGTGACGCGCTGCGCGAGCTTTGGGACGGCTTGCGTGCCGGTCAGGAAGGCGCAATCAGCCAATATGGTGCAGATGATGCCTTCCCCATCAGCGATATCGACGACATTCTGCCGGGCCTGATTGAAGGACGCGAGCGGGTTTACTCATCCATGGGCACCAACCATGAGTTCGACCGCCAGTTGATGGAGTGGATCAACGTGATCCGTTCCAAGGCACGTCAAGGCGCTACGCCGCCGAACGAGTTCATCACCTTGGAGCACCTGCTACACGACATGCGTCTGTACAAGTCGGCAGCTGAGGTGAAAGTGATGAAGGCCGCGGCTGAGATTTCCGCCCGTGCCCACGTCCGCGCCATGCAAGCCAGCCGTGCAGGCCTTTACGAGTATCACCTTGAAGCCGAGCTGGACTACGAGTTCCGCAAAGGCGGGGCGAAAATGCCCGCTTACGGTTCCATCGTCGCTGCGGGCAAAAACGCCTGCATCCTGCATTACCGTGAGAATGACGCGCTGCTGAAAGACGGCGATCTGGTGCTGATTGACGCCGGTTGCGAGATCGACTGCTATGCCAGTGACATCACCCGCACCTTCCCTGTTAACGGCAAGTTCTCTCCAGAGCAAAAGGCCATCTACGAGCTGGTGCTGGCCTCGCAGGAAGCAGCGTTCAAGGAAATTGCACCGGGTAAACACTGGAACCAAGCCCACGAAGCCACCGTACGCGTGATCACCAGCGGGCTGGTTGAACTGGGGCTGCTCAAAGGCAACGTCGATGAGCTGATCGCAAGCGAAGCCTACCGAGACTTCTACATGCACCGTGCCGGTCATTGGCTGGGGCTGGACGTGCATGACGTAGGCGAATACAAAGTCGGCGGCGAATGGCGTGAGCTGGAAGTGGGCATGGCGATGACCGTTGAGCCGGGCATTTACATCGCAGCTGACAACCAGAATGTCGCGAAGAAGTGGCGCGGTATTGGCGTACGCATTGAGGACGATGTGATCGTCACCAAAAATGGCTGCGAAATCATTACCGGCGGCGTGCCGAAGACGGTCGCAGAGATCGAAGCGCTGATGGCTGCGGCGCGCAGCGAGGCGGCTTGA
- a CDS encoding TRAP transporter small permease: MNALRRVWDHFEEGFIAFLLAAMTLVTFVYVILNNLYTLFYNLADRWESTSDFFLNIGDFILDMAQSMTWSVALTKALFAWLIFFGLAYGVRTAGHIGVDALVKLASKPVQRVIGIIACLACLGYAGLLSVASYDWVKTLFTAAIGAEDLGHFGIMQWHITAIVPLGFALVFIRFAEILVRILRNQQTGLGLADEAADALKMNEHEEHK, from the coding sequence ATGAATGCCTTACGGCGCGTCTGGGACCACTTCGAGGAAGGTTTTATCGCCTTCCTGCTAGCTGCCATGACATTGGTTACGTTCGTCTACGTAATCCTTAACAACCTCTACACGCTGTTCTACAACCTGGCTGACCGCTGGGAGAGCACCAGCGATTTCTTCTTGAATATCGGTGACTTCATCCTCGACATGGCTCAATCCATGACGTGGAGTGTGGCGCTGACCAAAGCGCTGTTCGCTTGGCTGATTTTCTTTGGTTTGGCTTATGGCGTACGCACCGCGGGTCACATTGGTGTCGACGCTCTGGTGAAGCTGGCCAGCAAGCCGGTTCAACGCGTCATCGGCATCATCGCCTGCCTCGCCTGCCTGGGCTACGCAGGCCTGCTCAGCGTGGCCAGTTATGACTGGGTGAAAACCCTCTTTACCGCCGCCATTGGCGCAGAAGACCTGGGTCACTTTGGCATCATGCAGTGGCATATCACCGCCATCGTACCGCTTGGGTTTGCCCTGGTTTTTATCCGCTTTGCCGAAATTCTTGTGCGCATTCTGCGCAATCAGCAAACCGGCTTGGGCTTGGCTGATGAAGCGGCCGACGCCTTGAAAATGAATGAGCATGAGGAGCACAAGTAA
- a CDS encoding cell division protein ZapA gives MTQPNTLTVRILDKEYCIACPEDERANLQSAARYLDGKMREIRSSGKVIGADRIAVMAALNITHDLLHKQQNLDEQADANREQVRDLIDRVDKALERDPDV, from the coding sequence ATGACTCAGCCAAACACCCTGACTGTCCGCATTCTGGACAAAGAATATTGCATTGCTTGCCCGGAAGATGAACGCGCCAATCTTCAAAGCGCTGCGCGTTACCTCGACGGCAAGATGCGTGAGATTCGCTCAAGTGGAAAAGTGATCGGCGCCGATCGCATTGCTGTGATGGCTGCCCTGAATATCACACACGATTTGCTGCACAAACAGCAAAACCTCGATGAGCAGGCCGATGCCAACCGTGAGCAGGTGCGTGACCTTATTGACCGGGTCGATAAGGCTCTGGAACGCGACCCCGATGTATAA
- a CDS encoding 5-formyltetrahydrofolate cyclo-ligase has protein sequence MFDSTSLSRPQLRRQLRAARRALPPAAQRKAAQDLYRQLAHHPLFHRARHIALYLPNDGEIDPRPLLRAAQKRGKATYLPVLSPWPRTKMVFQRIRPGEHMVKNRFGIHEPARNLAQQRKVWTLDLVLLPLVGFDCYGGRLGMGGGFYDRSLAYRSRRKCWNKPVLLGLAHKCQQVDRLSMASWDVPLQGTVTDKGWY, from the coding sequence ATGTTCGACAGCACTTCGCTCAGTCGCCCTCAGTTACGCCGCCAGCTACGCGCCGCGCGCCGCGCACTACCCCCTGCGGCTCAACGTAAGGCCGCACAAGACCTGTACCGGCAACTGGCCCATCACCCTCTTTTTCACCGCGCCCGCCACATTGCCCTGTACCTGCCGAACGATGGCGAGATTGATCCACGCCCATTGCTGCGCGCCGCACAAAAACGCGGAAAAGCCACTTACCTTCCAGTCCTCAGCCCCTGGCCGCGCACTAAGATGGTTTTTCAACGCATTCGCCCTGGCGAACACATGGTAAAGAACCGTTTTGGCATTCACGAGCCGGCACGCAACCTCGCGCAACAGCGCAAAGTCTGGACGCTGGATTTGGTGTTGTTACCGCTTGTGGGTTTCGACTGCTATGGTGGGCGTCTGGGCATGGGAGGTGGGTTCTATGACAGAAGCCTGGCCTATCGCAGCCGACGCAAATGCTGGAACAAACCGGTGTTACTGGGGCTGGCGCATAAATGTCAGCAGGTTGACCGCTTGAGCATGGCCAGTTGGGATGTGCCGCTACAGGGCACCGTGACAGATAAGGGCTGGTATTAA
- a CDS encoding DUF4442 domain-containing protein — translation MAANLARKARILRWVMNFYPPYLGAGVWVRHISADFRHIKVEMPLRWYNRNYVRTHFGGSLYSMTDPFYMLMVMENLGRDYIVWDKAASIDFVAPGKGPVYADFSIDQALLDEIRQRTASGEKYLPELQVDVRDAAGELVARVHKTLYVRLKPQARQVG, via the coding sequence ATGGCGGCCAATTTGGCGCGCAAAGCGCGCATATTGCGCTGGGTTATGAATTTCTATCCGCCGTATCTGGGGGCGGGTGTGTGGGTGCGGCACATCAGCGCGGACTTCCGTCATATCAAGGTGGAAATGCCGCTGCGCTGGTATAACCGCAATTATGTGCGTACCCACTTTGGCGGCAGCCTGTACTCCATGACCGATCCGTTCTACATGCTGATGGTGATGGAGAACCTCGGGCGTGACTACATTGTCTGGGACAAGGCCGCCAGCATTGATTTCGTCGCGCCGGGCAAGGGGCCGGTGTATGCCGATTTCAGCATCGACCAAGCCCTGCTGGATGAGATCCGCCAGCGCACGGCTAGTGGCGAAAAGTATTTGCCTGAGCTACAGGTGGATGTACGTGATGCTGCCGGTGAACTGGTGGCGCGGGTGCACAAAACCCTTTACGTGCGGCTTAAGCCGCAGGCTCGTCAGGTGGGATAA
- the dctM gene encoding C4-dicarboxylate TRAP transporter large permease protein DctM, producing MTILFLFLLLFLLMFIGVPIAVSLGLAGSMTIMLFSPDSVRSLAIKLFETSEHYTLLAIPFFLLSGAFMTTGGVARRLIDFANACVGHIRGGLAISAVLACMLFAALSGSSPATVAAVGSIAIAGMVRSGYPQAFGAGIVCNAGTLGILIPPSIVMVVYAAATEQSVGKLFMAGVIPGLLLGLVLMVAIYIVARKMNLPAMPRATLREFLSTARKAVWGLLLMVIILGGIYTGMFTPTEAAAVAAVYSAFVALFVYKDLKISDCPRVLLESGKLSIMLMFIIANAMLFAHVLTTEQIPQTITAWVVDMGLQPWQFLLVVNIVLLIAGAFMEPSAIILILAPILFPIAMQLGIDPIHLGIIMVVNMEIGLITPPVGLNLFVTSAVTGMPLTSVVKAAWPWLMLLISFLIVITYIPAISLALPNWLGMS from the coding sequence ATGACCATTCTGTTCCTCTTCCTGCTGCTTTTCCTGCTGATGTTCATCGGCGTACCGATTGCGGTTTCGCTCGGTCTGGCCGGTTCCATGACCATCATGCTGTTCAGCCCGGACTCGGTTCGCTCGCTGGCGATCAAACTGTTTGAGACATCCGAGCACTACACCCTGCTGGCGATTCCGTTCTTCCTGCTTTCCGGCGCCTTTATGACCACCGGTGGCGTGGCCCGTCGCTTAATCGACTTTGCTAACGCCTGCGTCGGTCACATCCGCGGCGGCCTGGCCATTTCTGCCGTATTGGCCTGCATGCTGTTCGCAGCACTGTCCGGTTCGTCACCGGCGACTGTTGCGGCGGTTGGCTCAATTGCCATTGCCGGGATGGTGCGTTCAGGTTATCCACAAGCATTCGGCGCCGGTATTGTCTGTAACGCCGGTACGCTGGGCATCCTGATTCCGCCGTCAATCGTGATGGTGGTCTATGCCGCAGCGACTGAGCAATCCGTCGGCAAACTGTTCATGGCGGGGGTTATCCCAGGCCTGCTGCTGGGCCTGGTGCTGATGGTGGCGATCTACATTGTGGCGCGCAAAATGAACCTGCCTGCCATGCCACGCGCCACCCTGCGTGAGTTCCTCAGCACTGCACGTAAGGCAGTATGGGGCTTGCTGCTGATGGTGATCATCCTCGGCGGTATCTACACCGGCATGTTTACCCCGACCGAAGCCGCCGCCGTAGCAGCGGTGTACTCCGCATTTGTCGCCCTGTTCGTCTACAAAGACCTGAAGATCAGCGACTGCCCGCGGGTGCTGCTGGAGTCCGGCAAGCTGAGCATCATGCTGATGTTCATCATCGCCAACGCCATGCTCTTCGCCCACGTGCTGACCACTGAGCAGATCCCACAAACCATCACTGCCTGGGTGGTGGATATGGGCCTGCAACCCTGGCAGTTCCTGTTGGTGGTGAACATCGTGCTGCTGATCGCCGGTGCCTTTATGGAGCCATCCGCGATCATCCTGATCCTGGCGCCGATCCTGTTCCCGATTGCCATGCAACTGGGCATCGACCCGATCCACCTGGGCATCATCATGGTGGTGAACATGGAAATCGGTCTGATTACGCCGCCAGTTGGGCTCAACCTGTTTGTCACCTCTGCGGTGACAGGGATGCCGCTGACAAGCGTAGTCAAAGCAGCTTGGCCATGGCTGATGCTGCTGATCAGCTTCCTGATCGTGATCACCTACATTCCGGCGATCTCGCTGGCCTTGCCAAACTGGCTGGGCATGAGCTGA
- a CDS encoding 2-octaprenyl-3-methyl-6-methoxy-1,4-benzoquinol hydroxylase — translation MQADLIIVGAGMVGSALALALQNKGLDVLLLDGSSLEVSPFQGGGFEPRVSALSMASQRILERLGAWQGIEARRACPYSEMQVWDGSGTGQIHFSASSVHADALGHIVENRVVQDALLERLHESSIGLLANSRLEHLRHSGDGWLLTLNDGRELRTKLVIAADGANSAVRRLAGCETREWDYLHHAIVTSVRCDKPHQATAWQRFTDHGPLAFLPLQGAAGEHWCSIVWSVTPEESERLMALDDSAFCAELSEAFEYRLGDVQHADARLCIPLRQRHAKRYVEPGLALIGDAAHTIHPLAGQGVNLGFLDVAVLAEVLLHAAERGEALNDVKVLSRFERRRMPHNLAMMAAMEGFERLFQSDQLPLRWLRNTGLKWVDEMPQAKAMFVRQALGLSGDLPDLARA, via the coding sequence ATGCAAGCTGATCTGATCATCGTCGGTGCTGGAATGGTAGGCAGCGCATTGGCGCTGGCCCTGCAAAACAAAGGATTGGACGTTCTGTTACTGGATGGCAGTTCACTTGAGGTGTCGCCTTTTCAGGGCGGTGGATTCGAGCCCCGTGTTAGTGCTCTGTCCATGGCCAGCCAGCGCATACTTGAGCGCCTTGGCGCCTGGCAGGGTATAGAAGCCCGGCGTGCATGCCCGTACAGCGAAATGCAGGTGTGGGATGGCTCCGGCACCGGGCAGATTCACTTCAGCGCCTCCAGCGTTCATGCCGACGCGTTGGGGCATATCGTTGAAAATCGGGTGGTGCAGGATGCACTTCTTGAGCGCCTGCATGAAAGCTCGATTGGTCTGTTGGCCAATTCCCGTCTTGAGCACTTGCGTCACTCCGGTGATGGCTGGCTGCTGACCTTGAATGATGGTCGCGAGCTGCGCACAAAACTGGTGATTGCGGCGGACGGTGCTAACTCGGCAGTACGGCGTCTGGCCGGGTGTGAAACCCGAGAGTGGGATTATCTGCACCATGCCATCGTCACCAGCGTGCGCTGTGACAAGCCGCATCAGGCTACAGCGTGGCAGCGTTTTACTGATCACGGCCCGTTGGCCTTCCTGCCGCTGCAAGGGGCTGCGGGGGAGCATTGGTGCTCGATTGTTTGGTCGGTCACGCCTGAAGAGTCGGAGCGCTTAATGGCGCTGGATGATTCGGCTTTCTGCGCTGAGCTGAGTGAAGCCTTCGAGTATCGCTTGGGCGATGTGCAGCACGCCGATGCACGGCTGTGCATTCCGCTGCGTCAACGCCATGCCAAACGTTACGTGGAGCCCGGATTAGCTTTGATCGGTGATGCTGCGCACACCATCCACCCGTTGGCCGGGCAGGGCGTTAATTTGGGCTTTCTTGATGTGGCGGTACTGGCTGAGGTACTTCTGCATGCCGCTGAGCGCGGTGAAGCGCTGAATGATGTGAAGGTGCTCAGTCGTTTCGAGCGTCGCCGCATGCCCCACAACCTGGCGATGATGGCGGCGATGGAGGGCTTCGAGCGCCTGTTCCAGTCTGATCAGCTGCCGTTGCGTTGGCTGCGTAACACCGGCCTCAAATGGGTCGATGAAATGCCCCAAGCCAAAGCCATGTTTGTGCGCCAGGCACTGGGCCTGTCGGGTGACTTGCCGGATCTGGCCCGCGCCTGA
- a CDS encoding EVE domain-containing protein, with product MPYWLMKSEPDELSIHDLQRLEQARWDGVRNYQARNFVRSMQPGDQFFFYHSSCPEPGIAGIGRIISEYYPDPTALQPDSHYFDAKASAEKNPWSAIDVCFVEAFKRVIPLAHLKAQTALIELPLVQKGTRLSVMPVTEEQWQAILLMR from the coding sequence ATGCCTTATTGGCTAATGAAATCAGAACCCGACGAACTTTCGATTCACGATTTACAACGGCTTGAGCAAGCGCGCTGGGACGGGGTTCGCAACTATCAGGCGCGCAACTTCGTACGCAGCATGCAGCCTGGCGACCAGTTCTTCTTTTATCACTCAAGCTGCCCGGAACCGGGCATTGCCGGTATCGGGCGTATCATTTCGGAATACTACCCAGACCCGACCGCGTTACAGCCTGACAGTCACTACTTCGATGCCAAAGCCAGCGCCGAAAAAAATCCTTGGAGCGCCATTGATGTGTGTTTTGTAGAAGCCTTCAAGCGTGTTATTCCACTGGCTCATCTTAAAGCTCAGACGGCCCTGATTGAGTTGCCACTGGTACAGAAAGGGACGCGCCTGTCGGTGATGCCTGTGACAGAAGAACAGTGGCAAGCCATTCTCCTCATGCGCTAG
- a CDS encoding YecA family protein has protein sequence MPTSNSPYSAFAALLSNSGYTVSPAELHGLLLGRSCAGATFDAEPWLLEATELLGSEPEETVRQALIGLQEMVKGELNSTDVTLVLLLPNDDAPLAERTTALGLWCQGFLAGFGLTARDNALSAEAMEVLQDLSAIAQIQDALEESDDGENDYMEVMEYLRVAPLLLFSECGKSAPVEAKPSLH, from the coding sequence ATGCCCACTTCGAATTCTCCATATTCCGCTTTCGCCGCTCTGCTTTCCAATAGCGGTTACACCGTATCCCCTGCCGAGTTGCACGGCCTGTTATTGGGCCGCAGTTGCGCAGGTGCAACCTTTGATGCCGAGCCATGGTTGCTTGAAGCGACCGAGCTGCTGGGTTCCGAGCCTGAAGAGACTGTGCGTCAGGCACTGATTGGCCTGCAGGAAATGGTCAAAGGTGAACTGAACAGCACCGACGTTACCCTGGTTCTGCTGCTGCCCAATGATGATGCCCCATTGGCTGAGCGCACCACCGCACTTGGGCTCTGGTGTCAGGGCTTCCTTGCCGGTTTTGGCCTGACAGCCCGCGACAACGCGCTGAGCGCTGAAGCCATGGAAGTTCTTCAGGATCTCTCTGCGATTGCCCAGATTCAGGATGCGTTAGAGGAGTCTGATGACGGCGAGAATGACTATATGGAGGTAATGGAATACCTGCGTGTTGCTCCGCTGCTGCTGTTTAGCGAGTGCGGCAAATCCGCGCCTGTAGAAGCAAAACCGTCGTTGCATTGA
- a CDS encoding TIGR02449 family protein has protein sequence MDDADLQALTQKLELLIQRVEQLKAQNRLLLASEKNWREERAHLIEKNEMARHKVESMISRLKALEQD, from the coding sequence ATGGACGATGCTGACCTGCAAGCCCTCACGCAAAAACTGGAGCTCCTGATCCAGCGTGTAGAGCAGCTCAAAGCACAAAACCGGTTGCTTCTGGCGAGCGAAAAAAACTGGCGTGAAGAACGCGCCCATCTCATTGAAAAGAACGAAATGGCCCGGCACAAGGTCGAATCCATGATTTCGCGCCTTAAAGCACTGGAGCAGGATTAA
- a CDS encoding HlyD family efflux transporter periplasmic adaptor subunit, whose product MSKPNNLVLRGIALLLVIGAATGLWYELRPTGLGDGFTSGNGRIEATEVDIASKLGGRVASIEVEEGQMLEPGQRVARMDTQSLNAQLQQAQAQVRQAESAARTAAAQVQLRESEKATAQAIVQQRQAELNAAQKRHSRSATLVKRNALPQQTLDDDLARLQSAQAALAAAHAQVASASAGIAAAHAQAEEASSAIEAAKAIVGRLQADIDDSELKTPRAGRVQYRIAQPGEVLGAGGKVVNLVDLSDVYMTFFLPERVAGQVALGSEARLVIDAAPHYVIPAKVSFVASVAQFTPKTVETTSEREKLMFRVKARIDPELLQRHLAYVKTGVPGMAYLKLDPEQEWPEHLSIKVPQ is encoded by the coding sequence ATGAGCAAACCCAACAATCTCGTGTTAAGAGGCATTGCCTTACTCCTCGTCATCGGCGCTGCAACAGGCCTTTGGTACGAACTGCGCCCTACGGGGCTTGGTGATGGATTTACCAGCGGTAACGGGCGAATCGAAGCGACAGAAGTTGATATCGCAAGCAAGCTGGGCGGCAGAGTCGCCAGCATTGAGGTTGAAGAGGGCCAGATGCTGGAGCCAGGCCAACGGGTCGCCCGTATGGACACCCAGAGCCTGAATGCCCAGCTACAACAAGCGCAGGCCCAAGTACGACAAGCTGAAAGTGCAGCACGTACGGCCGCTGCTCAGGTGCAACTACGCGAGAGTGAAAAAGCCACAGCACAAGCTATCGTGCAACAGCGACAGGCCGAGCTGAATGCCGCGCAGAAACGTCACAGCCGCAGCGCCACGCTGGTTAAGCGTAATGCGCTGCCGCAGCAAACGCTGGATGACGATCTGGCCCGGCTGCAAAGCGCTCAAGCGGCTCTGGCCGCAGCCCACGCCCAAGTGGCCTCTGCAAGTGCCGGTATCGCGGCGGCCCATGCCCAAGCTGAAGAAGCCAGCTCCGCCATTGAGGCAGCCAAAGCCATCGTCGGACGCCTGCAAGCGGATATCGACGACAGCGAGCTTAAAACCCCTCGCGCCGGGCGGGTGCAATACCGTATTGCCCAGCCCGGTGAAGTGCTCGGAGCTGGTGGCAAGGTGGTCAATCTGGTCGATCTGTCCGACGTTTACATGACCTTCTTCCTACCCGAACGGGTGGCTGGCCAAGTTGCATTGGGTAGCGAAGCACGTCTGGTGATCGATGCCGCACCGCACTACGTCATTCCGGCCAAAGTCAGCTTTGTCGCCAGTGTGGCGCAGTTCACCCCCAAAACCGTGGAGACGACCAGTGAGCGGGAAAAACTCATGTTCCGGGTCAAAGCACGCATCGACCCGGAGCTGCTGCAACGTCACCTGGCTTACGTCAAAACCGGCGTACCGGGTATGGCCTACCTGAAGCTGGACCCGGAACAAGAATGGCCTGAGCACCTGTCGATCAAGGTTCCGCAATGA
- the ubiH gene encoding 2-octaprenyl-6-methoxyphenyl hydroxylase, with translation MQRVDIAIIGGGLVGASLALALQAEAKQRGWTICLIEPFTPGQGYQPSYDARSTALSYGSQQIYQRLGLWQAISQRAEPITQIHVSDRGRFAAARMHAEDEGVPALGYVVENAWLGECLWKALDPDVVSWHSPAQVTRMQALADGYRLTLENGAELECTLAILAEGGRSGLREQLGITVSVSPYGQSALIANITPQLPHEGQAFERFTDEGPMAMLPVTDNRCALVWTRVTAEAERLHGLDERSFLEELQQAFGYRLGQLRQVGTRHLYPLALTSAIEQVRPHLVVLGNAAHSLHPIAGQGYNLSLRDTWVLAETLLDSDAPLGDLNTLQRYVDSQLLDQQLTVGFSDKVTRLFSSGQPLLVAGRNLGLIGLDLLPPAKRWFARQAMGLGVRAES, from the coding sequence ATGCAGCGCGTGGACATTGCGATTATCGGAGGGGGGCTGGTCGGTGCCAGTCTGGCGCTGGCTTTACAAGCTGAGGCTAAACAGCGTGGCTGGACGATCTGCCTGATCGAACCGTTCACCCCTGGCCAGGGCTATCAGCCCAGCTACGATGCGCGCTCCACAGCGCTGTCTTACGGTTCGCAGCAAATTTATCAACGCCTTGGTCTGTGGCAGGCCATCAGTCAGCGGGCTGAGCCCATTACCCAGATTCACGTATCCGACCGTGGCCGTTTTGCCGCAGCCCGCATGCACGCCGAAGATGAAGGCGTGCCAGCGTTAGGTTATGTGGTCGAAAACGCCTGGCTGGGCGAGTGCCTGTGGAAAGCGCTGGACCCCGATGTGGTGAGCTGGCACAGCCCGGCCCAAGTGACGCGTATGCAAGCGCTTGCTGACGGCTATCGGCTGACCCTGGAAAACGGTGCCGAGCTTGAGTGTACGCTGGCTATTTTGGCCGAAGGCGGCCGGTCCGGCCTGCGGGAGCAACTGGGGATTACCGTCAGTGTCTCGCCTTATGGCCAGAGTGCGCTGATTGCCAATATCACCCCGCAATTGCCCCATGAGGGACAGGCGTTTGAGCGCTTCACCGATGAAGGGCCAATGGCCATGTTGCCGGTCACGGACAACCGCTGTGCGTTGGTATGGACCCGTGTAACCGCAGAGGCCGAGCGTCTTCACGGGTTGGATGAGCGTTCATTCCTTGAGGAGTTGCAGCAGGCTTTCGGCTATCGGCTGGGCCAGCTGCGTCAGGTGGGGACTCGTCATCTGTACCCGTTGGCACTGACCTCTGCGATTGAGCAGGTGCGTCCGCATCTGGTGGTGCTGGGCAACGCAGCGCATAGCCTGCACCCGATTGCCGGGCAGGGCTATAACTTGTCCCTGCGCGACACGTGGGTACTGGCCGAAACCCTGCTCGACAGCGATGCGCCGCTGGGTGATCTGAACACGTTGCAGCGCTATGTCGACAGCCAGTTACTCGACCAGCAGCTGACCGTGGGCTTCTCCGACAAGGTCACCCGCCTGTTCAGCAGTGGTCAGCCGTTACTGGTGGCAGGGCGTAACCTCGGCTTGATTGGTCTTGATCTACTGCCACCGGCAAAACGCTGGTTTGCCCGCCAGGCCATGGGCCTTGGCGTTCGCGCGGAGTCCTGA